In a genomic window of Gossypium arboreum isolate Shixiya-1 chromosome 7, ASM2569848v2, whole genome shotgun sequence:
- the LOC108472378 gene encoding uncharacterized protein LOC108472378, giving the protein MALSDRRIKRVTDPLDDRVKARLVGVSYDSSGSEHSAAVVVEDDDSPCLSELVHSFLEDDHDAAEQTGYNSDSDRVDSNLDFTDSLEIIIKSTSLNNTDAYRNLLMAHVLRAMEMLSFFKTDKAIFRRKVMAYLRDVGHNAAICKTKWSSSGGLTAGNYEFIDVVQSAARTGQNRYLIDLDFASEFEIARPTTEYSRLLQHLPRVFVGRNEELKMIVKVMSDSVKRSLKSKELTLPPWRKNRYMQNKWFGSYRRTTNQIPASSSPLTPSSVHPVNIVQCCHVGFDETVNGRLFVRTR; this is encoded by the coding sequence ATGGCTCTTTCTGATAGAAGAATTAAACGAGTTACTGACCCGCTCGACGACCGAGTCAAGGCTCGTCTCGTCGGCGTCAGTTACGACAGTAGCGGAAGCGAACATTCTGCCGCCGTTGTCGTTGAAGATGATGATTCGCCTTGCCTCTCGGAGCTTGTTCACAGTTTTCTGGAAGACGACCACGATGCAGCTGAACAAACGGGTTACAACTCTGACTCAGATCGAGTCGACTCAAACCTTGACTTTACCGATTCGCTCGAGATCATCATCAAGTCAACCTCTCTTAACAACACGGATGCTTACAGGAATCTGCTTATGGCTCACGTTCTGAGAGCAATGGAGATGCTTTCTTTTTTCAAAACAGATAAAGCAATTTTCAGGCGTAAAGTAATGGCTTATCTTCGCGACGTAGGCCACAATGCGGCGATATGCAAGACCAAATGGAGCTCCTCTGGAGGCCTAACTGCCGGAAACTACGAGTTCATAGACGTAGTGCAATCCGCAGCACGCACGGGCCAAAACCGGTACCTCATTGATCTCGATTTCGCTTCCGAGTTCGAGATCGCCAGGCCGACGACCGAGTACTCGAGGCTGTTACAACATTTGCCTAGGGTTTTCGTGGGAAGAAACGAGGAATTGAAAATGATCGTCAAGGTCATGAGCGATTCGGTAAAAAGATCGTTGAAGAGCAAAGAACTAACCCTCCCTCCATGGAGGAAAAACCGTTACATGCAAAACAAATGGTTCGGTTCGTACCGTCGAACGACGAACCAAATCCCGGCGAGCTCCAGCCCATTGACCCCCTCGTCGGTCCATCCCGTCAACATCGTGCAATGCTGTCACGTTGGGTTCGACGAAACAGTGAACGGTCGTTTGTTTGTCCGTACGAgataa